In the Thunnus thynnus chromosome 24, fThuThy2.1, whole genome shotgun sequence genome, GCTCTGCAGTAAAATTACATAACAGCAGCTTGCCTGCAGAAACCTGCTATCGCCTAAAAGTATTCAGAGTTTGTCGTGGGATGTAATAAGTTTtctgtgtttagttttttttttttatctcagagACAGACTGGAAACTTTTTCTAGAGATGGAGACACTTTTGCTTTTTCAGAGGATTGAAACagatttgacaaaaaaagtgGAGATGTGAGGTTTCTGTGTGACACTGGGCAGCATTTAATGTACATATTagttctgcagctgtgtgtgtgtatatgtgtgtatatgtgtgcaggTGGATGCGGGAAAATGAGGCAGGAGATGCAGATCCATTCTGGTAACTGCTGCAGAACtacacacccacagacacatgtaataaaacatacacatacatctAAATATATGTAACACAGTGCAGTTACAGCGGATATTTGTCACACAAAACACTAACCAACAAGCTCATAGCAAAGTAGGTATAGTGTGTACACCAACCTCCTGAGGCCTTACATGACCTGCAGTGCATGACCACCTACACTGCACCTCATACATCACtgtctgtacgtgtgtgtgtgtgtgtgtgtgtgtgtgtgtgtgtttgtgtgtgtgtgtaatggggGTGGTCCCGTGTACGTGCATGCTTTCATAATTGGGTGGATTTGCAGACAAAGCAGTATGGCTGTGACATTGAGAGCAGAGGTGGCTCTGTATGGGAAGGCGCGtgagaaatacatattttatatgtttgaaCGGTTAATCGCCTCTTATTGTGGATTAAACGCAGTTTTACAGCCCCTCCGAGAGTGATAATGACATCGCTCTGGTGAtgagtttttaaatttttaatttttaagacCTGGTTGTGAGATTGAATTTGCTGGACGGTGACAGGGAGGAAGGTGAGATGAGGTGGCAGGAACACATAGATCATGATCCAATTTCAATCTGacagaaaatgtagaaaaaatacagaaaaaaccATCAGAAAATTAGCAAAGACCACAGAATATATCCCCATCAATATATgagctttttcctcttttctttttcattctttctatGAGATGCTCTTTTGTTAGCCACCCAGCAGCACCCTCCGCCCCCTGATCTCCATGCaatgaaaacagtcattaaatATCCATGACGAGTCATACATATTCACTGTGTTGTGTATATGAGCTGAGGATTAGTTACATGAATATGTAGTTGTGCATTATAATGAcattttgtggtgtttttttgtttctatttgttACTGCTTTTGCCtcaaaacaagctttttttagTATCTTCgtataaaatatctaaaaaagaTCAAAACACGTAGCGTaaaacagccaatcagacgtATCTAAAGTGAAAATTCAGCCTTAAACTGCTCTTACATAATGCTAATTATATGATCTAAAATAACTGAGGATATAAGAGAGTGTAGATTTTGTTGTAGGGCAGATTTTTGGTAAAGACATTTTCAGACTATCGCAGTTCAGTGTGCGTTACAATTCCTATTGTTTATTTAGAGAATTTGGAAAAACAGATGGATGTTGCAGGCAAGAATGACAAAAAGGGgaggaaacaaaagaggaacaaaAAGTGTGAAcgaatgaataaaataatagtcTGTTTCTCAGctcattctctttctccctcctggGACAATCGAGGTGGCAGAATTGGTAGCGAACAACAAGAACCGCTGTCTTCTGATTGGTCCGTTCTCCTCTCAATGTGACCTGTTAAATTCATCCATTACTGCATCGTAGCTCTGCCCcgaccccctcctcctcctcctcctcctccttccactcctttctttctccgcctctatccctccctccctccctcctccgcTGGTTCTGCCTAGCGAGTGtgtagaggaagaggaaagcggattaacacacacacacacacacacacacacattgagccATGTGGGCTGAAGCGCTCACCTACACGAGACCGAGAGCCAGGAATGCACATTCTGCCGCATCAGTCTGGGCTGGAGGATTTTGGTCACACCTTCCGAGAAGAGAAGATTTATCAAATCATATTAAGTGAACTTATTtcaggatttttcttttttgtatccCAAGACAGATTCATTATTCGCTGgctggcttcttttttttttttttttgttttgaacagGAATCGCACAGTGCAGTTGCATCAGTATGCAGAGctaatctgattggctgatctTTGTGGTACTAAGACAGCAGGATTGGTCCTGTGTCGGCTCCTCAGTTttggatgttgttgtttttgttgttgtggagctgaaatgattatATTTCTCCATGAGAGTCtggttgttttgctgttttccaacttattcctgtttttatcatttttaacagCATCTTTATGAGAGTATTTCCAGTTTTTTCAGTCTGATTAGATTGTAGTGTCAAGAGCAGGATTTTATTCAAGCAATTTATTTACCCCAGGTGGAGCTAAATCCACGGTGAAACTACACATACCACAATGCCGAGCCGAGAGTCGTATGTTGTTAGGAGAGGTAAAAAGCAATCAGGAAGGCGAGCTGAGAAGGAGGCAGGTCAGAAGGGTTCTTTGTTTACCGCCGCTCTCGGTTTAAATGTCagcggcggttcgattccctcGCTGCCAGTCTCCAGCGGCGCCTCGGACCCCTGCACAGCAGGGTCGGGGACCCGTCTCGGCCGAGCACCGGCCCCCTCCAAACCCAACTCCCCTGCTTCCACCTTCTGGCAACCAATCCGATCTTTTGCCCTTTCGCAGCTCACATCGCTGGTGCGGCGGGCCACCCTGAGGGAGAGCGACTTTGCGCCCAAGTACGAGAAGGTGCACAACTTCAAGGTGAGCCGCTCCTTCGCTTCCTCAAATCAcgtcctgtttgtgtgtgtgtgtgcagtgctcATGTGTGTATGCCAGGACCGCTGATTCAGCTCGTGGGGTCTTATTCAAATTCACCTCAGAGAGCACTGGGtattcacgcacacacacacacacagtgaacacacacatttatgcatTTACATGTCATGTTTACAGCGTTTGTTTACTGCTACACTACAAAAGCTTCCAATTCCCAAATTTCAATATTACAAGCAGCCATTAGTAAGGAGCATAAAGGTCAGAGCCATAGAGCTCTGGAGAAATGTGGAAGAGCACGCACACTGACAGATAGCatagggatgtgtgtgtgtggaggttaTTAGCATTTCATTATGTGGAGCCAATTTATGCAATAAATGGGCAGATTGAAACTGTTCTCACTATAAGAGCCCTCCTATTCAGTGTCCATCATGCTTTTGTCAGCGCCTGTCATTCTATAATAAAGATTATTGCTAGTATTCAGATTAGATTTCCATCGAGGTATACAGAAGctaatattttctcactttttgttCTTAAATATACAATTTTCGGTACTTtcaattaatgtgtttttccaatcatctttttgtgtgaatgtatttgttgtcatttatatatttgCAGTGAATTCTGGGGTACTTGACATGTAAAAGAGACACCTTAtttccttctccctccctctctttctatctTTAACCAGGTTCATACATTTAGAGGCCCCCACTGGTGTGAGTACTGTGCCAACTTCATGTGGGGTCTCATCGCTCAGGGAGTCAAGTGTGCAGGTAACGCACATACCTTTCTCATGCTggctgatttttatttattgaagttCTTCTCTGCTGTTAACCTTTCATCTGCCATAAAAGATATAAATTCCTGCCCCTTTTTGCCTCCTCCACTGTGTTTGACATGTTGCGCCTCCTCTCGCTTAAACCGTGACTCAAAACTGGGACAGCAGATGAAAGTTGGTCGCTTTCACTGTTGACTCATCCACAACGTGTCAtggatttaaatgttaaaagacTCAATTTAGTGCCAAAGAACACACTGTCAGTGAGATTATTGCTGTGTGCGTGGGTCTCTGCAACACCTACGGGTAGACTTTTTGTTTAAATGCTACTTTTACCATCCAATATACTTATTATACTTTAAATATCAGATTTGGATGGACAAACTCACATCGTAGTGATATTACTGTTGGCGCTATTAAGCAGTTTAAAGCAGGGTGAAGTCATACAAGCACACATTTCTGTAAATGCCGTCACAGGAGAGCCATTTTCAGTTTCCCctgtgtgtctttctttgtGTCAGACTGTGGGCTGAACGTACACAAGCAGTGCTCCAAAGTGGTGCCGAACGACTGCCAGCCGGACCTGCGGCACGTCAAGAAGGTGTACAGCTGCGACCTGACCACGCTGGTCAAAGCCCACAACACCAAGAGACCGATGGTGGTCGACATGTGCATACAGGAAATCGAGGccagaggtgagagagagaaagcagtgtgagtgtgaattTGAGTGAGTCAGTGATTATataatgttgacaaaaaaaagtattgtttgcTGCAGCCTTAAAAGAGAAACACCCACGATGCTGGCATGTACGTAAAATGTGTGTTCGTCAGTACACAAGCAGGCTAAATcacgcttgtgtgtgtgtgtatgtgtgtaatagACTGAGAGCCTGATGATTCCTCCCCTGTGGGACCTGACAAGCCATAAGGGAGCTGCCATAGACAGGATTTTATTGACTTAAATTCAAGTCTGGAGTGAAACTAACATGCGAAATCAATAAAGACACCTGACTGTGAAGTGATTGAACTTGACTGGAACAGGAGCGCCAGCTGAATCCACCCCTCATGCCCccttaacccccccccccccccccccccccccccccacactcTGTCTCGcttgtcatgttttcttttgtcctctaaTCAATATTCACTGTCTCCTTCTATCAGTTTATAtcttgattgtgtgtgttttactccTATTCCTGTATCTATTTTAGCTGAATTTACTTAAGCCGATCCGTTGGCACAACAGGAAAGAAACCATTGTTGTACGTCAACATTTATCAACAGCTGACATCTCTGGAATAATAGGAGTAATCAGcaataatgtaataaagaaattaaggctgcaactaacatttttttcttgattaattgttcattttaaaagatgtaAGGAAATATTAAtgcttttcacattttctcaatGCCCAAGATGATATCTgaaaaaatgtctctttgttcaaaaacagtccaaaacccaaatatattcagttttctgatcatagaaaactaagaaaatcagcaaatattcacattttacaagCTAGAACCAGAGACTTTTTGGCATTTCCCCTTGAGAAATGTCTTAAATTGTaggtaataaataaaactctttCAGCActaaaagaaatgtttatttacgCTACAGTTAAAGTTCAGTCAGTGCTTTATACTAATACCAATTCTCCTTATCTGCCTCCAGGTCTTCAGTCAGAGGGTTTGTACAGAATATCAGGCTTCAGTGAGCTGATTGAAGACGTCAAGTTGGCCTTTGACAGAGGTTAGTATGCGCAAAAACTACAAATTACCGCTACACTCACTCACCACTTTAACTTATCTCCTCgatgttttgtttgatttatcGATTGATTTGCCCTACAGATGGAGAAAAAGCTGATATTTCCTCAAACGCCTATGAGGACATTAACATCATCACCGGAGCCCTCAAACTCTACTTCAGAGAGCTGCCAATTCCCCTCATCACATATGATGCCTACCCACGCTTCATAGAAGCCGCAAGTAGGTCTTCAAGCTGTCGGGACCTTATTACATTAAATTTTTGGGTCTTTCGTTTCATTATATGATAATGGATCCttcctcctgtgtttgtgtgtgggtatgAGATTTGCTCCTGAAACACATCTCctttaatcagtgtttttcgatatttttttgtgtgtgtgtgtctgttgtttgttgCAGAGATTGCAGACGCAGAAAAACGGCTGGAGTCTGTCCACGAGGCCTTGAAGCTGCTGCCGCCAGCTCACTGCGAGTCGCTGCGATACCTCATGGCTCACCTCAAGAGGTCTGAACATACAAACTGCTTAGCTTAGTTGTTGAAGATAGTTATTCAGCTTAATGACTGGGttttaatagatttatttgTAGTTGTTGTGGTATAGGGGTTTGAagaaatacttcttccatcccTTCCTTTTCCCCTTCtgattatttgtgttttccCCTTTTCTTCACTCAGAGTAACCCAGTATGAGAAGGATAACCTCATGTCCAGCGAGAACCTGGGTATCGTCTTCGGTCCGACACTGATGCGAGCCCCAGATCTGGACGCTATGACGGCGCTCAACGACATCCGATACCAGAGACTGGTGGTGGAAATGCTCATTACCAACGAAGATGTATTGTTctgagaggagggggggagggaaaTGATTCTTCCAGTGAGGagaggaaggacagagagaTTGGGAGTATATGTGTTGTCCTCCTGTGAAAAGATGGAAGACCTGTTGATTTTTTGACAAGAAAACGAAGGAGAAACAAGCAAGATACCTGAGACTTGTGTCTTGCTAGAGAGGACAAAAGGGACACTAACTGTTTATATGAGGAGTTGAAGGAAGGATCAATGAAGGAAGTGACTATTTGCAAAGAaggaattgaaaaaaaaaacatagtgaAGACTCTTCTTTGAGCGAAGAAGTGAATGGAAGGATGCAGTGTTTCCCTACATTTCTAATGTACATTAGCAACACTTTAGTCAACAAACTTGAAGCTTCTACAGAAGATCATAAATTTCTAATGTAATAACTGTACAAAATGGCATTACTGGAATAATGAATCTTGGGATTTTATGTCTCTTAATGAGCTGGAAGAAAAGGGGATTAATACTAGTAGCATTGCAACGACACTACTTTGTCTAcgtaggggaaacactgtggGATCCATCTTTATGTTGCTCTCTTTCTTCTTAAATGGATgtcttgacattttttttctctctgtggcattttaatttttcttcaCCAGAAATGCtactttgaaaatgtttggttagcattgttagcatttACCACAGAAACCAAATGATACCACTAGCCACAAGCTAATGAGAAACTAGAGGTTTCAGtgaaaaatgctgctttctGACCAACATATTTACCAAAAGAGCAACTTTTCCCTAAAATTCTGgtggtttttttgtttactttattttccACAGTGTCAAGGTATCCCTTTAATCTTCCTCAAGAGAAGAAGCACTGACTTCATTACAGTAGACAgctggatgaatgaatgaatggaaaaaGTGAATCACTCATCCATAATGCGCAATCATTCCTCTGAATGGAACTGAAGTGACTTGGACCTATTGtgttttcattcctttttttatgtactttttttttacattacagctCCCTCTTCTGTACCACTGAGTGAAGTGTAATTACACAGTAATCTAACATAGTAGGATTTTAGTTGCTAACATAGAAAACCAATGCCCAGTCACTCTCTGTTGATCAGTTTTCTTACTGTGTAATTACACCCAATAATAGAACTGATAGAGCTGTAAATTCAGTGGTTTTCAATTGTTAACATTTCTTCCTCACTGTCTCTGAACCAATCCTGCATTCTCTCACTTCTCCACCTGCTTGCTTTGCCTCTGAAGGTGACACCCTAAAACCCTTTTGCAGAGGAAAAGTCACAATTCAGTGCCATGGGATCCCttttaaaggaaatgtttgGGAGTTTTTCCATGGCTGAACAcataaagaacagaaaaatgttttctaatcGAACAGACAAATTCAACACAGACTGTTTGCTGGACAACATAGCCAGTAGAACAGACAGACTTTACAGAAAACAACCAAtatttaccagcatttggctagTGGctggttttcatttcagatcTCATTTACACAGCTTTGGCTGCCATACATCACACCAGTGGCAGACGGTGAAGAGAGGAAGTGACTTGGACCATGAACAAGTGAAATGGtgctttatgttgttttttgctttggTTCGTAACACGTGTGAAGCAGTATTTGTAATTAAGCGATGTTGTGAAGCACATTTTGAGCTCAAAATACAGATTGAAATTCTTGCCCGGATgtaatttaacaattaattgaatTCCAAAGCGGTGTTTGAATTAAACCACTTAAGCCAATAACAAAGACTAAGTGGGATAATTCAAATGCTCAAAGCGGGAGATGCACTAGTACCAAGAGTGGTTTTTGGGATACCAcataatttgaaaatgtaatgtcATGTCCCATCccaaaaatgaaagcaaagaaGCTCAATTAAACAAAATCTCATTATGGTAATTACTTAGTTTTAGTGTTTTCAATTAAAGAGGTATTGGCCCTTCCTTTCCCTGATGTGCTAGTTGACAATGAGGCCGTGTTTTGACTCTGAAGCCATGTTtgaaaagatgtgaaaaaaCAGGAACATACACCAGCCTGCCGTCACCATCatttaactgtgaaaatgtgagTAAAGAGGGTTATTTTTTTGACTTGTTTACCTCTGCCctctacaaacaaaacaaataaaatgagattttaCCAAGATACAAGTTAGCGTAATCAAATGCCAAACAGATGACTTGATGAGTTTCTTCCAGATATTTGAAGATCAGGCACTGGCTTAACATTACATattgaaagtttctctgtgatgttttgaCCATTCTCTGATGTAATGAAAGCAGTATTAATTGTGGGACAACGATGCTAATCATTTGTAATATGAAGGAGTGTATTTGCcatgttattttttaaactagTGCCATTTGAAAAGTGGAGGTGTGGAGTGGATGCCTTCTGCATGTACCCACACCTCAGCTAACACACACTATACCCCTTCCCTTAcacctttttattcatttctacCCCCATTTCTGTCGGGGGTCACTGATTAAATATTAGAAACgtgcttcatttgcaaagtaGTGACAAACCTCCAGGAGCTAAGACTCATATCACAAAGCAAAGAcggttgtaaaaaaaacaaaaaaaaacaagcgcACCCATAGTGGGTTGGGTGGAAATCAAATGGATGTAACATAAAAGtaacatcaacatttttctaACAAATTTTGattatgtttttcatgtgttcttTATCTTAACTGTTTTGTTCTTCATTCCTCACGGGGTGAAATGTAACCCTGTTGATTTAACCATGTACTAACTATCATCAGCTTAACCCGATGACGACTTGTGAGCCTTCAGTGATCTGTGacaattgcttttttttttttggcatcatgaaatgtcttttttttaatattgtcatTACTGTAAAGTATTTTCTATATGGTTTATGCATggtgaaattaaattattaaatatggCTTTCAGTTGGCGCATATCTGAATTTTGTTCATAACTAAAAACAATCATCCTGGTTTTTAAACGAGAAATGTACTATGTGTTTATTGATGCATTACAGGAACTGTATTGTTGCAGAGGTGGTTTAGATCAGTTGTTTCCCTACTTTTTTGCATTATGACATCTAAAAATGAAGCAATTTTCCCTTTGcaaactgttttatttagatACTTTTAGAGTCTTGAAGAGGTTAAACTATCCAGCATTTCACCAAAAATGGCAAAGATTTgacaaaaccagaaaaaaagcataattttgTGATGCTgaagtatatattttttccttttctcctgtTCTGTGACCCTTCAGGTAAGTTTTAAAACGCTTTGGAGGGGTCTGGACGGCCAGATTGCGAACCAATTAACCactatattatataaaatgtatatttacaaAGTAAGCAAATGTTTGCACATAAAACCTAAAAAAATGAATCCTGAAAACTAACTGTCAGATGcaaaaataatagttttttgACAGTGTGGTCAAACTGTACGTAGTTTTTCATCGTGGTGTGATGATGTCATTCTAACACCACGTGATGTGGCTGCTCTTCCCTCATTGGCTGCTGCTTAATTGAAGGCGCCTCAGTGTCTCCGGTGACTTTGACGACGCCGATGAAGGAAATTTAGCAGATGTGATcgtatatttttacattgtcgGTAAAGTTTGCGCTTCAAGGTTGCCACAAAATGTAGAATTCAGCAAATTTTCGTGAAGAAACCGGACTCCCGAAGAGGAAATGCACCAGCTCCTGATGAAGACGCGAGAGTTATTTTTGCCCACGACCGTTGGAGAAAAATTTAAGCTAATTCGTTGCGGCTAATAGGTGAGTTAACTTACTACTATCTCTATTAGCATAACTTTTATTATCCACATACTATTTTTGTGACTATTTGTACCGTGTATAGCTGGATGTTAGCTAATTTAAGATGAGTTGAACTGAAGGTTTCTCCTAGCTTAGCAGAAAGACTGAAACGGTGCAGCTGAAACGCATTACAAAGTGTTACCCGAAGCCTCAATTAAGTCAGAATTTTATTAACTACTTAATTGTAAGTTCAACACTCCATA is a window encoding:
- the LOC137177042 gene encoding N-chimaerin isoform X2, with amino-acid sequence MPSRESYVVRRGKKQSGRRAEKEAGQKGSLFTAALGLNVSGGSSPASTFWQPIRSFALSQLTSLVRRATLRESDFAPKYEKVHNFKVHTFRGPHWCEYCANFMWGLIAQGVKCADCGLNVHKQCSKVVPNDCQPDLRHVKKVYSCDLTTLVKAHNTKRPMVVDMCIQEIEARGLQSEGLYRISGFSELIEDVKLAFDRDGEKADISSNAYEDINIITGALKLYFRELPIPLITYDAYPRFIEAAKIADAEKRLESVHEALKLLPPAHCESLRYLMAHLKRVTQYEKDNLMSSENLGIVFGPTLMRAPDLDAMTALNDIRYQRLVVEMLITNEDVLF
- the LOC137177042 gene encoding N-chimaerin isoform X1; translated protein: MALNVFDHDEYRPPVWKSYLYQLQQEAPHPRRVTCTCEVDNRPKYYGREYHGMISREEADQLLSQAEGSYLIRESQRQPGTYTLALRFGNQTRNFRLYHDGKHFVGEKRFESIHDLVTDGLITLYIETKAAEYIAKMTINPIYEHVGYTTLNQEPTLKKHLPISPEAPDGPAPAKDDRNAEERLTSLVRRATLRESDFAPKYEKVHNFKVHTFRGPHWCEYCANFMWGLIAQGVKCADCGLNVHKQCSKVVPNDCQPDLRHVKKVYSCDLTTLVKAHNTKRPMVVDMCIQEIEARGLQSEGLYRISGFSELIEDVKLAFDRDGEKADISSNAYEDINIITGALKLYFRELPIPLITYDAYPRFIEAAKIADAEKRLESVHEALKLLPPAHCESLRYLMAHLKRVTQYEKDNLMSSENLGIVFGPTLMRAPDLDAMTALNDIRYQRLVVEMLITNEDVLF